DNA from Massilia sp. KIM:
TATTGCGATGCACCACGCTGGGGAGCGCCGCTTTTTCCCAGAGGGGCGCCTGCAACAAGATTTGGCGTAGAGCGGCAAGCTGCAAATTAAATTTGCACGGAAGCACCCGTTTGCAAAGCTCATACTGACGAGACCGTAAAACGGCGTAGACCCTAGGGTATGCGCCGGCATCCTGGCCACTTGGACAATATGTCCGGTTTCCCGGCGCCGCCACCCGCACTACAATGTTTTTCATGCCCTACCTGGCCCGTCCCGCTTACCGCTTCTTCAGCTTCCTGCTGGCGCTGCTGCTGCTCGCGCAGGTAGGCGTGGCCGGCTTCGCGCGCGCGGCCGAGCCGGGGTGGCTCGAGATCTGCAGCGCCGGCGGCGCGAAATACGTCCCGGCCGAGCCGTCATCGGGCGCCGCCAAGCACGGCCA
Protein-coding regions in this window:
- a CDS encoding DUF2946 family protein, whose translation is MPYLARPAYRFFSFLLALLLLAQVGVAGFARAAEPGWLEICSAGGAKYVPAEPSSGAAKHGQDAHCAACPVWQATAPPAPQALPIQPAAFAGLAGACPAPLPRAAAHWPPQLARGPPLRT